Proteins from a genomic interval of Verrucomicrobium sp.:
- a CDS encoding argininosuccinate synthase → MSTALIAFSGGLDTSFLVPYCREAYGVTRVVTCTVNTGGFSAEEAEKIAARSRELGADQHLYRDAAELYYRDVLRYMVYGNVSRDGYPLCVGSERQIIAREALKACAEVGADSFVHGSTGAGNDQYRFDVAAQVIGQGKVVCRAPIREFGITRPVAAETLRRHGFEVPEKTASYSYNPGLWGVSIGGKETLVADGLLPDDAWYSRPDPAARETALTLVFEKGEAVSLEEGGEKTTGPVAILRRLAEIGSRFGIGRHYHVGTSIPGKKGRLAYESPAADILYEAHRTLEKSVLTQAQITGKKPVAEAFAQLVHEAKNFDPYLDDLKAFLESTQRRVTGTCRVHLIPGRIKAVTVQSPYDLLGIRGSTYGEASTAYTGADAAGSALLHGYEQRLYHSLDSAA, encoded by the coding sequence ATGAGCACCGCCCTGATCGCCTTCTCCGGAGGCCTCGACACCTCCTTCCTCGTCCCCTACTGCCGCGAAGCCTACGGCGTCACCCGCGTGGTGACCTGCACGGTGAATACCGGCGGCTTCAGCGCGGAGGAGGCGGAGAAGATCGCCGCCCGCAGCCGGGAGTTGGGGGCCGACCAGCACCTCTACCGGGACGCGGCGGAACTCTACTACCGCGACGTGCTCCGCTACATGGTCTACGGCAACGTCAGCCGGGACGGCTACCCCCTCTGCGTCGGCTCGGAGCGCCAGATCATCGCCCGGGAAGCCCTCAAGGCCTGCGCCGAGGTGGGGGCCGACTCCTTCGTCCACGGCTCCACCGGCGCGGGCAACGACCAATACCGCTTTGACGTCGCCGCGCAGGTCATCGGCCAGGGGAAGGTCGTCTGCCGCGCGCCGATCCGGGAATTCGGCATCACCCGCCCCGTCGCCGCGGAGACGCTGCGCCGCCACGGCTTCGAGGTGCCGGAAAAGACCGCCTCCTACTCCTACAACCCCGGCCTTTGGGGCGTCTCCATCGGCGGCAAGGAAACCCTCGTCGCCGACGGCCTCCTGCCGGACGACGCCTGGTACAGCCGGCCCGATCCCGCCGCGCGGGAAACGGCCCTCACCCTCGTCTTCGAAAAGGGGGAGGCCGTCTCCCTGGAAGAGGGCGGGGAAAAGACGACCGGCCCCGTGGCGATCCTCCGCCGCCTGGCGGAGATCGGCAGCCGCTTCGGCATCGGCCGCCACTACCACGTCGGCACCTCGATCCCGGGCAAGAAGGGGCGCCTGGCCTACGAGTCGCCCGCCGCCGACATCCTTTACGAGGCCCACCGCACGCTGGAAAAGAGCGTCCTGACCCAGGCGCAGATCACCGGCAAGAAGCCGGTCGCGGAGGCCTTCGCCCAGCTCGTCCACGAGGCGAAGAACTTCGACCCTTACCTCGACGACCTCAAGGCCTTCCTGGAAAGCACCCAGCGCCGCGTCACCGGCACCTGCCGCGTCCACCTCATTCCCGGCCGGATCAAGGCGGTCACCGTGCAGAGCCCCTACGACCTTCTGGGCATCCGGGGCAGCACCTACGGGGAAGCCTCCACCGCCTACACCGGCGCCGACGCGGCGGGCAGCGCCCTCCTCCATGGCTACGAGCAGCGGCTCTACCACTCCCTCGACTCCGCCGCATGA
- the dxs gene encoding 1-deoxy-D-xylulose-5-phosphate synthase codes for MALILNTINSPADVKKLTQEQLVTLAEEIRQELITSLAKTGGHLGPNLGVVELTLAMHYVFDTPNDHFVFDVSHQAYVHKLLTGRRDRFHTIRQPGGLNGFMLREESEHDSFGAGHAGTALSAALGMATARDLRGGKEHVVALCGDAAFTCGVTYEALNNAQAHTKRLIAVLNDNEWSIDKNVGAIANYFNKIVTSERYAHLHEKAEKFIQRLGGEKALHLARKAEEAVKSLLLPSVIFEELGLHYYGPIDGHDLPTLIKTFEFLKQQEGPVLLHVLTKKGKGFAPAMEKQKKFHGLGAYHPETGETAANAQRTYSEVFADTLSHLADIDKNVVGITAAMPNGTCLDRFQPKHPDRYFDVGIAEEHAVLFAAGLATKGFKPFCAIYSTFLQRAFDQIVHDVCLQNLSVTFCMDRGSLSGDDGPTHHGLFDISYLRGIPNIVLLHPSNEDELADMMKTAQEHNGPIAIRYPRGLGPGTKVKDKPVALPIGKAEVVQKGRDVVLLSLGAMLPTAQAAAKELERQGHSVAVINARCVKPLDIETIESFARGAEAVVTLEDHVLAGGFGSAVLEAFAERGIDTPVVRVGWPDQFIEHGKVDALKAKYGLTVEGTLAKVQPLLKAKAGSGAPALV; via the coding sequence ATGGCCCTTATCCTGAACACGATTAACAGCCCCGCCGACGTCAAAAAGCTCACCCAGGAGCAGCTCGTTACCCTTGCGGAGGAAATCCGGCAGGAACTGATCACCAGCCTGGCCAAGACCGGCGGCCACCTCGGGCCGAACCTCGGCGTGGTCGAGTTGACCCTGGCCATGCACTACGTCTTCGACACCCCGAACGACCACTTCGTCTTCGACGTCAGCCACCAGGCCTACGTCCACAAGCTGCTCACCGGCCGCCGGGACCGCTTCCACACCATCCGCCAGCCGGGCGGCCTCAACGGCTTCATGCTGCGCGAGGAGAGCGAGCACGATTCCTTCGGCGCGGGCCACGCCGGCACCGCCCTCTCCGCCGCCCTGGGCATGGCCACCGCGCGCGACCTGCGCGGGGGCAAGGAGCACGTCGTCGCCCTCTGTGGCGACGCGGCCTTCACCTGCGGCGTCACCTACGAGGCCCTGAACAACGCCCAGGCCCACACCAAGCGCCTCATCGCCGTCCTTAACGACAACGAGTGGTCGATCGACAAGAACGTCGGCGCCATCGCCAACTACTTCAACAAGATCGTCACCAGCGAGCGCTACGCCCACCTGCACGAGAAGGCGGAGAAGTTCATCCAGCGCCTCGGCGGCGAGAAGGCCCTCCACCTGGCCCGCAAGGCGGAAGAGGCCGTGAAGAGCCTGCTCCTGCCCAGCGTCATCTTCGAGGAGCTCGGCCTCCATTACTACGGCCCCATCGACGGCCACGACCTGCCGACCCTCATCAAGACCTTCGAGTTCCTCAAGCAGCAGGAAGGCCCCGTCCTCCTGCACGTGCTGACGAAGAAGGGCAAGGGCTTCGCCCCCGCCATGGAAAAGCAGAAGAAGTTCCACGGCCTCGGCGCCTACCATCCGGAAACCGGCGAGACCGCCGCCAACGCCCAGCGCACCTACTCCGAGGTCTTTGCCGACACCCTCTCCCACCTGGCCGACATCGACAAGAACGTCGTCGGCATCACCGCGGCGATGCCCAACGGGACCTGCCTGGACCGCTTCCAGCCGAAGCACCCGGACCGCTACTTCGACGTCGGCATCGCGGAGGAGCACGCCGTCCTCTTCGCCGCCGGACTGGCCACCAAGGGCTTCAAGCCCTTCTGCGCCATCTACTCCACCTTCCTGCAGCGCGCGTTCGACCAGATCGTCCATGACGTCTGCCTGCAGAACCTCAGCGTCACGTTCTGCATGGACCGCGGCAGCCTCTCCGGCGACGACGGCCCGACCCACCACGGCCTCTTCGACATCTCCTACCTGCGCGGCATCCCCAACATCGTCCTGCTCCACCCCTCCAACGAGGACGAGCTGGCCGACATGATGAAGACCGCCCAGGAACACAACGGCCCCATCGCCATCCGCTACCCGCGCGGCCTCGGCCCCGGCACGAAGGTGAAGGACAAGCCCGTCGCCCTCCCGATCGGCAAGGCCGAGGTGGTCCAGAAGGGCCGCGACGTCGTCCTCCTCTCCCTTGGCGCCATGCTGCCCACCGCCCAGGCCGCGGCCAAGGAACTGGAACGCCAAGGCCACTCCGTCGCCGTCATCAACGCCCGCTGCGTCAAGCCGCTCGACATCGAGACCATCGAGTCCTTCGCGCGCGGCGCGGAAGCCGTCGTCACCCTGGAAGACCACGTCCTGGCGGGCGGCTTCGGCTCCGCCGTCCTGGAAGCCTTCGCCGAGCGGGGCATCGACACCCCCGTCGTCCGCGTCGGCTGGCCCGACCAGTTCATCGAGCACGGCAAGGTCGACGCCCTCAAGGCCAAGTACGGCCTGACCGTCGAGGGGACCCTGGCCAAGGTGCAGCCCCTTCTCAAGGCCAAGGCCGGCTCCGGCGCGCCCGCGCTGGTCTAG
- the xseB gene encoding exodeoxyribonuclease VII small subunit, whose amino-acid sequence MPAPKTPKFEAALESLETIVADMENGDLPLDELIARYEEGIRLVKVCQEKLAEAEQKIDVVTQEAAKPSL is encoded by the coding sequence ATGCCCGCCCCCAAGACCCCCAAGTTCGAGGCCGCCCTCGAGTCCCTGGAGACGATCGTCGCCGACATGGAGAACGGGGACCTGCCCCTGGACGAGCTGATCGCCCGCTACGAGGAGGGAATCCGCCTGGTGAAGGTCTGCCAGGAAAAGCTGGCCGAGGCCGAGCAGAAGATCGACGTGGTGACGCAGGAAGCGGCGAAACCGTCTCTTTAG
- a CDS encoding cytidine deaminase, with protein MEPLAPALLEELKAQARDAHRHAHTSVVPFGVGAAVLTEDGKIHQGANIQNLADPHLNICSERVAAYNALSEAAAPEGRRIRAVAIYSETPEPITCCGACRQTLAGLCEADTPVVSTCADEAKTRSWTMGELLPEAFTRKGSIPVAPQAGLRVESADAGRLLQAAQEAAGHAYLRAGSPPRGAAVLTASGKVFASGEVEGNAFTARHAEDVAVFKAISHAEDEGDKRIVAVALYTDGPRPGVTSGSSLEILREFAGPEMRLESHCRDAALAEAWTMAQLLPAHYAARRPKGDQLQAPFKKAGPAAETPSPLVPTLEIPLP; from the coding sequence ATGGAGCCCCTCGCCCCCGCCCTGCTCGAAGAGCTGAAGGCCCAAGCCCGCGACGCGCACCGCCACGCCCACACCTCCGTGGTGCCGTTCGGCGTCGGGGCGGCGGTCCTCACGGAGGACGGGAAGATCCACCAGGGCGCCAACATCCAGAACCTGGCCGACCCCCACCTCAACATCTGCTCGGAACGGGTGGCCGCCTACAACGCCCTCTCCGAGGCGGCGGCCCCGGAGGGGCGCCGGATCCGGGCGGTCGCCATCTACTCCGAAACCCCCGAGCCGATCACCTGCTGCGGCGCCTGCCGGCAGACGCTGGCCGGCCTCTGCGAAGCCGACACGCCGGTGGTCAGTACCTGCGCGGACGAGGCGAAAACCCGGTCGTGGACGATGGGGGAGCTGCTGCCCGAGGCCTTCACCCGCAAGGGCTCGATCCCCGTGGCGCCCCAGGCCGGCCTCCGCGTGGAGTCCGCCGACGCCGGGCGCCTGCTCCAGGCCGCCCAGGAAGCCGCCGGGCACGCCTACCTCCGCGCGGGCAGCCCGCCGCGCGGCGCGGCGGTCCTGACGGCCAGCGGCAAGGTCTTCGCCAGCGGCGAGGTGGAGGGAAACGCCTTCACCGCGCGGCACGCGGAGGACGTGGCGGTTTTCAAGGCGATCTCCCACGCCGAGGACGAGGGGGACAAGCGGATCGTCGCCGTCGCCCTCTACACGGACGGCCCCCGCCCCGGCGTGACGTCCGGCAGCTCCCTGGAAATCCTCCGGGAATTCGCCGGGCCGGAGATGCGGCTGGAAAGCCACTGCCGGGACGCGGCGCTGGCGGAAGCCTGGACCATGGCCCAGCTCCTGCCCGCGCACTACGCCGCCCGGCGCCCGAAGGGCGACCAGCTCCAGGCCCCGTTCAAGAAGGCCGGCCCGGCCGCCGAAACGCCGTCCCCCCTGGTGCCGACCCTCGAGATCCCACTCCCATAA
- the tatC gene encoding twin-arginine translocase subunit TatC yields the protein MKVDDPTPKSFLDHLEDLRWVIIKSAVVFAVAAGASLAFTKPLLQLLYEPLRRAGQDPAQMLRVLGVIDPLSIQLDLALMGGVLVALPFVLYFVGQFVLPGLTRREARALLPAFFAGALLFVGGVVFCFKLLLPQTLRFFFDLAAWQGFRTEWTVQNYVDFVLQMLLAFGLSFELPLVLVLLNVLGIVSSAGLRQYRRHTLVGLVVFASCVVPATDPFSLGTLILPMYCLYEATIWITRMLEKGRERDSLDSY from the coding sequence TTGAAGGTCGACGATCCCACGCCGAAGTCCTTCCTGGACCACCTGGAGGACCTCCGGTGGGTCATCATCAAGTCGGCCGTCGTCTTCGCCGTGGCGGCGGGCGCCAGCCTGGCCTTCACCAAGCCGCTCCTCCAGCTCCTCTACGAGCCGCTGCGCCGCGCGGGCCAGGACCCCGCCCAGATGCTCCGCGTCCTGGGCGTTATCGACCCCCTCTCCATCCAGCTCGACCTGGCGCTGATGGGCGGCGTCCTCGTCGCCCTGCCCTTCGTCCTCTACTTCGTCGGCCAGTTCGTCCTGCCCGGCCTCACCCGGCGGGAGGCGCGGGCCCTCTTGCCCGCCTTCTTCGCCGGGGCGCTCCTCTTCGTCGGCGGGGTCGTCTTCTGCTTCAAGCTCCTCCTGCCGCAGACCCTGCGCTTCTTCTTCGACCTGGCCGCCTGGCAGGGCTTCCGCACGGAATGGACGGTGCAGAACTACGTCGACTTCGTCCTGCAGATGCTCCTGGCCTTCGGCCTCTCCTTCGAGCTGCCGCTCGTCCTGGTCCTCCTCAACGTCCTGGGGATCGTCTCCAGCGCCGGCCTGCGCCAATACCGGCGGCACACCCTGGTGGGCCTGGTCGTCTTCGCCTCCTGCGTCGTCCCCGCCACCGACCCCTTCTCCCTGGGCACGCTTATCCTGCCGATGTACTGCCTCTACGAGGCGACGATCTGGATCACCCGCATGCTGGAAAAGGGCCGGGAGCGGGATTCCCTCGACAGTTACTAA
- a CDS encoding OmpA family protein: protein MKLLSRPAVLLLSAVLVLGGCANHSKKFSGPSGGSTDMAGLPGQGGDDTLNPNGLAANARPDGVNPDTDVDYSVLSAETIYFDFDSNTIRSSERGKLQKIADWLKENPGKRLMLAGHTDIRGTPEYNRGLGERRGLAVREYLVGLGIEASRLFTISYGSERPAVQGSDEAAYAKNRRVAPGVITK from the coding sequence ATGAAGCTCCTTTCCCGCCCCGCCGTCCTCCTGCTCTCCGCCGTCCTCGTCCTGGGCGGCTGCGCCAACCACTCCAAGAAGTTCTCCGGCCCCTCCGGCGGCAGCACCGACATGGCGGGCCTCCCCGGCCAGGGCGGCGACGACACCCTCAACCCCAACGGCCTGGCCGCCAACGCCCGCCCCGACGGCGTCAACCCCGACACCGACGTCGACTACAGCGTCCTCTCCGCCGAAACGATCTACTTCGACTTCGACAGCAACACCATCCGCTCCAGCGAGCGCGGCAAGCTGCAGAAGATCGCCGACTGGCTGAAGGAAAACCCCGGCAAGCGCCTGATGCTCGCCGGCCACACCGACATCCGCGGCACCCCCGAGTACAACCGCGGCCTGGGCGAGCGCCGCGGCCTGGCCGTGCGCGAGTACCTCGTCGGCCTGGGCATCGAGGCCTCCCGCCTCTTCACCATCTCCTACGGCTCGGAGCGTCCCGCCGTCCAGGGCAGCGACGAGGCCGCCTACGCCAAGAACCGCCGCGTCGCCCCCGGCGTCATCACCAAGTAA
- a CDS encoding biopolymer transporter Tol, producing MLRSLFLLLLLALPLSAQEVDVSGNGRIPVRVLPFSGGGEADSATRVVVADLNRTLLIEAGTAANPNARATASAVWSNGTLTGQLTQGSASLFSRVYTGQSRRAAHEFADDVLFALTKVKGFSSSRVACISAQGGAKEVYVSDIDGAGAVQLTGDRTISAHPKWNPDGKEIAYTSYKSGYPDVYVIHLSTSVRSKVSSFPGINTGPAFSPDGSHLALTLSKDGNPLIYVIPSGGGSARRLTQGPGTETSPSWSPDGSKIVYDSDERGSVQLYIAPSGGGAGTRLSTAGSGSSYAAEPDWSPDGSKIAYTARSGGQFQVAVYDLATGRAQLVTTTGGLDPSWTRNSRHLVYAKGGSLYLLDSVSRQTARLDNNLTRCSEPAVSR from the coding sequence ATGCTCCGCTCCCTCTTCCTCCTCCTCCTCCTGGCCCTGCCCCTCTCCGCGCAGGAAGTCGACGTCAGCGGCAACGGCCGCATCCCCGTCCGCGTCCTGCCCTTCTCCGGCGGCGGGGAGGCCGATTCGGCCACCCGCGTCGTCGTCGCCGACTTGAACCGCACCCTCCTCATCGAGGCGGGCACCGCCGCCAACCCGAACGCCCGCGCCACCGCCAGCGCCGTCTGGAGCAACGGCACCCTGACCGGCCAGCTCACCCAGGGCTCCGCCTCCCTCTTCTCCCGCGTCTACACCGGCCAGTCCCGCCGCGCCGCGCACGAATTCGCCGACGATGTCCTCTTTGCCCTCACCAAGGTGAAGGGCTTCTCCTCCTCCCGCGTCGCCTGCATCTCCGCCCAGGGCGGGGCGAAGGAAGTCTACGTCAGCGACATCGACGGCGCGGGCGCCGTCCAGCTGACCGGCGACCGCACCATCAGCGCCCACCCGAAGTGGAACCCGGACGGCAAGGAAATCGCCTACACCTCCTATAAGAGCGGCTATCCGGACGTCTACGTCATCCACCTTTCCACCAGCGTCCGCTCCAAGGTCTCCTCCTTCCCCGGCATCAACACCGGCCCCGCCTTCTCCCCGGACGGCTCCCATCTGGCCCTGACCCTGAGCAAGGACGGCAACCCCCTCATCTACGTCATCCCCTCCGGGGGCGGCTCCGCGCGGCGGCTGACCCAGGGCCCCGGCACGGAGACCTCCCCCTCCTGGTCGCCGGACGGAAGCAAGATCGTCTACGACTCCGACGAGCGCGGCTCCGTCCAGCTTTACATCGCCCCCTCCGGCGGCGGCGCGGGGACGCGCCTCTCCACGGCGGGCTCCGGCAGCTCCTACGCGGCGGAGCCGGATTGGTCGCCGGACGGCAGCAAGATCGCCTACACCGCGCGCAGCGGCGGGCAGTTCCAGGTGGCGGTCTATGACCTCGCCACCGGCCGCGCCCAGCTGGTCACCACCACCGGCGGCCTGGACCCCTCCTGGACCCGCAATTCCCGCCACCTGGTCTACGCCAAGGGAGGCTCCCTCTACCTCCTGGACAGCGTCTCCCGGCAGACCGCGCGGCTCGATAACAACTTGACGCGCTGTTCCGAACCGGCAGTGTCCCGTTAA
- a CDS encoding biopolymer transporter ExbD yields MKRGLKRFSDRGGHSTMAELNVTPMLDLAFVLLIIFIITTPLMEGSLEINLPSAAAKTPPPEAGAVKTVEVDRSGAVSLAGRRCTLPELEAELARLHAADPKLAVVVRADRDLRYQQLVDVFDALQRAQVTRLGLMHLDADAPAAKSP; encoded by the coding sequence ATGAAGCGCGGCCTCAAACGGTTCAGCGACCGGGGCGGCCATTCCACGATGGCGGAGCTGAACGTGACGCCGATGCTCGACCTGGCGTTCGTCCTCCTCATCATCTTCATCATCACCACCCCGCTTATGGAGGGGAGCCTGGAGATCAACCTGCCCTCCGCCGCCGCTAAGACCCCGCCGCCGGAGGCGGGCGCGGTGAAGACCGTGGAGGTCGACCGTTCCGGGGCGGTTTCCCTGGCCGGGCGGCGCTGCACGCTGCCGGAACTGGAGGCGGAGCTGGCCCGGCTCCACGCCGCCGACCCCAAGCTGGCCGTCGTCGTCCGCGCCGACCGCGACCTGCGCTACCAGCAGCTGGTCGACGTCTTCGACGCGCTTCAGCGCGCGCAGGTGACCCGGCTGGGCCTCATGCATCTGGACGCCGATGCCCCCGCAGCCAAGTCTCCTTGA
- a CDS encoding MotA/TolQ/ExbB proton channel family protein, with amino-acid sequence MVIVPWVNFFAESGGLLFAFGHSTPAGKFVIAALLLASLLSWSVIITKLSEFRLARRQDARFFQKFHSSRRPLAIYLSRESFPGSPAYAVYAAGCRELCYHLVGSTELDGAAAARLAEAEQFERLSPTALEAVDAALGQAVGVQSLQLESRMIILATAVSGGPFLGLLGTVWGVMDAFTDIAMAGKASLAAMAPGVSGSLITTVTGLLVAIPAMFAYNYLVVTQRGLTVGLDNFATELASAFRHRFAERSRAIAE; translated from the coding sequence ATGGTGATTGTACCCTGGGTCAACTTTTTTGCCGAGAGCGGCGGACTTCTCTTTGCCTTCGGCCACTCGACGCCCGCCGGCAAATTCGTCATCGCCGCCCTGCTGCTGGCCTCCCTTCTCTCCTGGTCGGTCATCATCACCAAGCTTTCGGAGTTCCGCCTGGCCCGCCGCCAGGACGCCCGCTTTTTCCAGAAGTTCCATTCCAGCCGCCGTCCCCTGGCCATCTACCTCTCCCGGGAATCGTTCCCCGGCTCCCCCGCCTACGCGGTCTACGCCGCCGGGTGCCGGGAGCTGTGCTACCACCTGGTCGGCTCCACGGAGCTGGACGGGGCGGCCGCCGCCCGCCTGGCGGAGGCGGAGCAGTTCGAGCGCCTCAGCCCCACCGCGCTGGAGGCGGTCGACGCGGCGCTGGGGCAGGCCGTCGGCGTCCAGTCCCTGCAATTGGAGTCGCGCATGATCATCCTGGCCACCGCCGTCAGCGGCGGCCCCTTCCTGGGCCTTTTGGGCACCGTTTGGGGCGTCATGGACGCCTTCACGGACATCGCCATGGCGGGCAAGGCCAGCCTGGCCGCCATGGCTCCGGGCGTCTCCGGCTCCCTCATCACCACCGTCACGGGCCTCCTGGTGGCGATTCCCGCCATGTTCGCCTACAACTATCTGGTCGTCACCCAGCGCGGCCTCACGGTAGGCTTGGACAACTTCGCCACGGAGCTGGCCTCCGCCTTCCGCCACCGCTTCGCGGAGCGGAGCCGCGCCATCGCCGAATGA
- a CDS encoding ABC transporter ATP-binding protein — MGLYRRVIGCYREQLPQIGVALGLLVLNVALSLLKPWPVKWILDTLLPTAHDHAVPWRDTALTTGEEVLVATLGVVVIYLLGGLAGVGQNYLMTRIGLRALLELRTRLYACLQRLPLHFHDRRRSADSTYRVAYDAQAVQTFFNRGFASVVGALVTLGGAFAVMYSMDRQLAWVSLAVAPFLWAAIAFYAGRIRRESSDLQKEESDVLAAASEGLGAIRVVQAFNREEYEVGQFVREARESYGANLKLTLTNSLSGLVVGLITSAGTAAILYLGVRHVLAGQIGVGDLYVFLSYLATLYQPLEQLSYTAWAMEGAAAGMERVFEVLDAEDTVPEKPNAPALRGVAGRVELEQVAFSYEEGHPILQGIDLEVRPGQTVALVGGTGAGKTTVLSLIARFYDPTSGTVRIDGADLREVSKKSVREQIAMVLQETILLSGTVEENIAYGKLGARKSEIREAARRAQADAFINKLPQGYDTPVGERGVRLSGGQRQRIGIARAFLKGSPILLLDEPTSALDPETESEILETLRALMKGPATLIVTHRLNTIHHADVIHVMEGGKIVESGTGPELLARDGLYARLWRAGNFGG; from the coding sequence ATGGGCCTCTACCGCCGCGTCATCGGGTGCTACCGCGAGCAGCTGCCGCAGATCGGCGTGGCGCTGGGGCTTTTGGTCCTCAACGTCGCCTTAAGCCTTCTTAAGCCGTGGCCGGTGAAGTGGATCCTGGACACCCTCCTGCCCACCGCCCACGACCACGCCGTGCCCTGGCGGGACACCGCCCTCACCACGGGAGAGGAGGTCCTCGTCGCCACCCTGGGCGTCGTCGTCATCTACCTGCTGGGCGGCCTGGCCGGGGTGGGGCAGAACTACCTGATGACCCGCATCGGCCTGCGGGCGCTCTTGGAACTGCGCACCCGGCTCTACGCCTGCCTCCAGCGCCTCCCCCTCCACTTCCACGACCGGCGGCGCAGCGCCGACTCCACCTACCGCGTCGCCTACGACGCGCAGGCCGTGCAGACCTTCTTCAACCGGGGCTTCGCCTCCGTTGTCGGCGCGCTGGTGACATTGGGCGGCGCCTTCGCCGTCATGTACTCCATGGACCGGCAGCTGGCCTGGGTTTCCCTGGCCGTCGCGCCGTTTCTTTGGGCGGCCATCGCCTTCTACGCGGGCCGCATCCGGCGGGAGAGCAGCGACCTGCAGAAGGAGGAGAGCGACGTGCTGGCCGCCGCCAGCGAGGGGCTGGGGGCCATCCGCGTGGTCCAGGCCTTCAACCGGGAAGAATACGAGGTCGGCCAGTTCGTCCGCGAGGCGCGGGAGAGCTACGGCGCCAACCTGAAGCTGACCCTCACCAATTCCCTTTCCGGCCTCGTCGTCGGCCTCATCACGTCGGCGGGCACGGCGGCGATCCTCTACCTGGGCGTCCGGCACGTCCTGGCCGGGCAGATCGGCGTGGGCGACCTCTACGTCTTCCTTTCCTATCTGGCCACGCTCTACCAGCCTCTGGAACAGCTTTCCTACACCGCCTGGGCGATGGAGGGGGCGGCGGCGGGCATGGAGCGGGTCTTCGAGGTCCTCGACGCGGAGGACACCGTGCCGGAGAAGCCGAACGCTCCCGCCCTGCGCGGCGTGGCGGGCCGCGTCGAGCTGGAGCAGGTCGCCTTTTCCTACGAGGAGGGCCACCCGATCCTCCAGGGGATCGACCTGGAGGTCCGCCCCGGCCAGACCGTCGCCCTCGTCGGCGGGACCGGCGCGGGGAAGACGACCGTCCTCTCCCTCATCGCGCGCTTTTACGACCCCACCTCCGGCACCGTCCGCATCGACGGCGCCGACCTGCGGGAGGTGAGCAAGAAATCGGTCCGGGAGCAGATCGCCATGGTGCTGCAGGAGACGATCCTTCTCTCCGGCACGGTGGAGGAGAACATCGCCTACGGGAAGCTGGGGGCCAGGAAGAGCGAGATCCGGGAGGCCGCCCGCCGGGCCCAGGCCGACGCGTTCATCAATAAGCTTCCCCAGGGCTACGACACGCCCGTGGGCGAACGCGGCGTCCGCCTCTCCGGCGGGCAGCGCCAGCGCATCGGCATCGCCCGCGCCTTCCTGAAGGGCTCCCCCATCCTCCTCCTGGACGAGCCGACGAGCGCCCTCGACCCGGAGACCGAGTCCGAGATTTTGGAGACGCTCCGCGCCCTCATGAAAGGCCCGGCGACCCTCATCGTCACCCACCGCCTGAACACGATCCACCACGCCGACGTGATCCACGTCATGGAGGGAGGAAAGATCGTCGAGAGCGGCACGGGGCCGGAGCTTCTGGCCCGGGACGGCCTCTACGCCCGGCTCTGGCGGGCGGGCAACTTCGGCGGCTAA